The window TTTTGCGACGAAAATGTATTTGTTGCTAATTTGCAACGAACgtttttcgtttctattttcGTTACTAATTTGCGATGAATTatttttttcgttgcaaaatctgtcccaaatttgcaacgaattttattcgtcccaaaatttcgtccctaaattgtAGTTTTTTTGTAGTGGATGATGAACTCTCAAGAATTTTCTACGAAAAGAAAATgagtatattaaaaaaaatacttatcttACAACTTCATATCATATGAATATTTATACTACtcaatagaaattttaaaatcatatattattaattagataCATTGGTGGTAGATACATGAACTTATTCTATCTAGATATTTCTTGTACATTAAATATTTAtgattaatttatttaagttcaaTTTAACTCCTCATTTTGgaggggagaagagaaagaaatataactaggaagaagaaaaggaatggGCCGAATGTGTGGCGGTATGGTTGAGAGTGGTGCGTACagataaaaataaaagggaaaaaatatttttaaaaatattttaattcattttaaaataataatctatTAAATTTAATTAGATTATAATTAAATCAATTCTAAATCAATTGAAATCTAATCTTAATCGCCAAGCACTCGTAGGTTGAATTTAATTAGAATCTAATCCGATTTTAAGTTAATGTCCACGTTTTGTGTTCAATGATTCGAATcatctattttctttctttttatcgattcagaattttaaaatattttttttcatgatttaCCTTGACGATGAACATTTCAATAAGAATCCCCATTTAGTATGACACTATGGATTATGGGCTTATGACactatgaaaattttaaaatgcagATTTGAGCTCGAGGAGGCATTATGGGTTTCGAGCGTGACGTGAACAACATCAAAGGGCTGGATCCACCACTGCTTATGGTGAACAAAGAATGGATCGAACAATATAATGGAGGAGCTTGCAGAGACACAATTAGTAAGGCCAAAGAGACATGCTTTTGGAAAATCCGAACACGGAGACATGTTTCACTCAATAATGATAACATAAGTAAGCCCAAAGAGACATGCTGCTTGGAAGATATCAATTGTGGCACTATGGATATGGATGATTTCCGGTGGTCGGTGGGTAACGGATGGTTCATTGGAGGAGAAGACTCATCGGTGGCTAGCTGATACGATCAAAGTAAATAATCCAGCACGGCAGCACTAGTTTAATTATCTTTCCCGAGAAAATTTGATGGATTGAATTGTAAGATAGGAGAAGATTTCAGGTTTATTTTTACAATTGGACTTGTAGACGATCCTTATTATATAATGTTCTTAGCgtaaatatgatatagatttATTGTTGACTTGTTGTTCCGATCAAGGTGGTCATTTGTCGTAAGATATGTACCGGTTTGGCCCGTTGACTTGCAGAGAAACAGAAATGGCGTCTACGGTGGTGAACTTGGTGCTGGGGAAGCTTGGCGAGCTTGCTTCCAGCGAGGTCACCGGCCTCCTCAACGTGGGTGCAGAGATCACGTCGCTGACGGAAACACTGGCACTGATTCAATCCCGTCTCAGAGATGCCGACCAGAACTTGGCGTTCGAGATGGAGGACCTGGTGGACGAATACGCGATGCAGCTAGGCCGCGCGTCAGCCGCCGACGGCCGGATGAGCAGTCTCCGACGCATCGGCGCTTTCCCCTCCCGGATCCTCACTCGCCATCGGCTCGCGAGCCGCCTGCAGGACATCCATGCCAGATTTCAAGATGTATGCAAACAAACGTCGCAACTTGGCATCCAAGCCTCGTCCTCCTGGCCCACTTCCTCTTCATCCTCTTACTCCTCTTCCACTGCGGCTGACGCAAGGCTTGCTCGAAGGTAAAAAATTCTCATTAACAATCGTTTCCCATCTATTAGCATCTATCTTCGTGGTTAACTTTGTTGGATCTTTCAAAGATGTGCTCTAGTGGACGATTAGGTTAGAACAAAAACTTGGTCAAGGCATCTCTTACTCATGATCGCATGATTTTTGACATTATACGCTAATAAATCTTTACGTCTACAGATTCGAACTAGAAGAAGACATTGTCGGTTTTGATGAAGATATCAAAGGCATCAAAAGACTACTGTTTGACATTAGTTCAACAGATCGCGTTGTCCTTTCGGTTGTTGGTCCTGGGGGTTTGGGCAAAACAACGCTGGCTAATAAGATCTACAAGAGTGCAGATGTCAAAAAGTATTTCCAGTGCAAGGCATGGGTGTCCGTGTCACAGAAGTATGGGGTCAAAGAACTCTTGTGCAGCATTGTGAAGCAAGTGTTCGACTTCAAGGATGAGCAAGTAAAAGGTATGGAAGAACTAGAGATGAAGGAAAAGTTGTCCGAGCACTTGCGCGACAGAAGGTATCTAGTCGTGATGGATGATATTTGGCAGGTGGCAGCTTGGAACGCCATTAAAGCAGCTTTCCCAAAAGAATCGGCAGGATCCAGAGTGTTGCTGACCACGCGCAGGATGAACGTTGCGAACGTTGCAGATGTTCCTCCACACGAGCTGAAATTTTGGAATGTCGAAGAGAGCTGGAATTTGTTCTGCAGGAAAGCTTTCCGCACAGCATGCTGCCCGCCAGAGTTTGAGCGATTCAAGGAAGATATCTTCAGAAAATCTAAAGGGTTGCCTCTTGCCATTGTGGTACTCGGAGGACTTTTGAGAGGTACAAGTCAAGCTAGTGACTGGAGGAAAAAGCTGGATTATATTTCTTATGAATTCAGAGAAGGAGAAGACCAAATCCAAAGTATATTAGCTCTCAGTTACCATGATCTTCCGCATCATTTGAAGCCTCGCTTCCTCTATTTTGCAGCCTTTCCTGAGGACTATATCATTGCTGCAGAGAGGATAACACATTTATGGATCGCTGAGGGTTTCATACAAACGAAGGACAAAGTGGATCAAACAATGGAGGACCTCGCGGAGGCATATTTGAAGGATTTGACCGACAGGTCCATGTTACAAATGGAAAGGGGTCAGATTTATTGGCAGGAAGTTCGCATTCATGATCTTCTTCTTGATCTAGCACGTGTTGAAGCTCGTGAGCTTAACTTCTACAGGTCCATTGATGATATAGGTGACGATCCACGGCGTCTCAGTGCCACTGAAAATGTCAACGACCATATCTCATCGAACTTTTTCTACCACTAAACTACGGTCACTGTAATTTTTCCGAATGAAGGTTTTCAGAGAACGCTGGCAGTTACCATCCCTGGAGCGAAGTTCCTCAGGGTCTTGGATTTGGAGAAAGTATCCATTGAACACTTACCAAAGGAGATTGGGGACTTGATCCTGCTAAGGTATCTAAATTTGTACCAATCGAAACTGAAGGAGCTGCCTTCATCCATTGGAAACCTCATCCACTTGCAGACTTTCAATATACAATTTACTGAGATTCAACATTTGCCGGATGCATTTTGGAAAATCCGAACACTGAGACATGTATTACTCAATAAACAGAATATGAGCATGCCTAAAGCGACATACTGCTTGGAAGACATTCAGACACTTGTGAATATTTCAATTGGTCCATGGGTATGCGATGGTGTACTGGAGAAGCTGAGAAATCTTCGAAGATTGCATTTGAAAAACATGTCAAGCTCTGATGAAGATGCTTTGACCAATGCAGTCCAGAATCTTTCCCGACTCAAGATGTTGGCATTGTTTGGAGAATCCTTGCCGATGAGTGTCCTAACTTCATCTTGCTACCATCATATTCAGATTATGGATTTGGCAGGACCATTGGTAAGACCTGCAAGGATTCACATAGAGGCTGAAAATTCCAGGATATTTTCCAACCTGATCTCTCTTGCAATTAGTCGAACAAGGTTGGAAAAGGATGAAGATATTGCATTGCTCGCATCTCTAGCAAACCTTGAGCATCTTCTTGTGTATCTTGATGCATTTGTAGGAAGAGTTTTGGTGTTTCCAAAGGGAGGTTTTCCTCGCCTCCAAGAGATCGAACTGCTTGATTTGAGCACCTTGGAGCAGTGGGAAGTGGGAGAGGGAGCAATGCCTCTCCTTCGGGAACTAAGACTTTGGGACTGCATAAATTTGAGAATGCTACCAGAGGGACTTGTAAGATTGACTGAGCTCAAACAAATTGAAATAAGGGGAATGGAAATGATAGAGAGAAGGGTTGACAAGAATACTGGAGAAGATTATCACAAGATTAAACATGTTCCTtcgattgaaatatatttttaatgaaGGACGATGACAATATCTGACGACACCCAAACAATTAATCAGGAGGAACAAGTCTTGCTAGAAGCTGAAGGTCCTTTGCAGCAGACAGACGTCTACAGCACACACAGAGTTAGACAACAACTCACTTTGTGCGCTACGATTGGCGTACCTTTTTATACTATGTATTGTGTTAAATTGTCAATTTAGAAACAATTAATACTAATCTTGAATAATGTAAGTTTGTTTTATGTTATATCTATGACTCTTGGGCGGAGGTGAGCCAAGATATCTATCAGTTGCTCACTGATACAACGTGTCGGAACATAATTCATTTATAAATCAAACTGAAAGAATTCAAATGGAAACTACCATTTAGATTAATGATAGGCAAACTCTTCTTCACGCGATGAACATGGACGAACCACTTAGTGACAGTAAAACAGATGTGCTTTCCATCAAGCCTTCGGGCCTTCAACACCGGCCCGAAAATTGTGCAACACAAAGATTTGGTTGACTTTTTCTGAGACATCTTTTTAAACTCATACTGAGATGCATTTGCATACGAGTTATCTATACTGCAGTTACTTGTACGTGCAGCTTCAGATACTCTGGGTTTCTTTTCTGTAGGAGGTTTGATCACTGGAGTTTTGCTTGATGGTTCCTTCAATCTAACTTGCTGATACGAGTTTGCAAATAAGGTCTCAAGTTTTCTTCTCAAAAATCTAGGATGAGACATTCAAAACAGGCAATTATCTTTCCGAAACGGATTAAAAAAATTCAACTGCAGACGATTCGTGTTGAAACAAAACCTAATACCTAGCTTCAGCAAAGAGTTTACGTTTCCTCAACCTTGCCTCCAGCAatctcctcttcttttcttcagTTTCCTGCAAATGAAGATTGTTCAGAATCCTGATACATTGTTGATTGGGGCAAAAAGAGTATTTAGCACTTTTTCATCCGGTAGCATAAAATTTACAATGCAAAAGTATTGATTTTCATATTAATACAGATATATTTGAAGCCCCGGAAACATAAAGATATCAATCCGAGACTCTGACAAAGAGATCTCACTAATCCGTGTGTCATGGCAAATTCCACTAAATATATCCACaaaactgataaaaaaaaaaaagattcataAGATCACGGCTTGGATCGAATAGAAACCAATTCATTCAG is drawn from Zingiber officinale cultivar Zhangliang chromosome 1B, Zo_v1.1, whole genome shotgun sequence and contains these coding sequences:
- the LOC121989595 gene encoding putative disease resistance RPP13-like protein 3; the protein is MASTVVNLVLGKLGELASSEVTGLLNVGAEITSLTETLALIQSRLRDADQNLAFEMEDLVDEYAMQLGRASAADGRMSSLRRIGAFPSRILTRHRLASRLQDIHARFQDVCKQTSQLGIQASSSWPTSSSSSYSSSTAADARLARRFELEEDIVGFDEDIKGIKRLLFDISSTDRVVLSVVGPGGLGKTTLANKIYKSADVKKYFQCKAWVSVSQKYGVKELLCSIVKQVFDFKDEQVKGMEELEMKEKLSEHLRDRRYLVVMDDIWQVAAWNAIKAAFPKESAGSRVLLTTRRMNVANVADVPPHELKFWNVEESWNLFCRKAFRTACCPPEFERFKEDIFRKSKGLPLAIVVLGGLLRGTSQASDWRKKLDYISYEFREGEDQIQSILALSYHDLPHHLKPRFLYFAAFPEDYIIAAERITHLWIAEGFIQTKDKVDQTMEDLAEAYLKDLTDRSMLQMERGPLMI
- the LOC122044674 gene encoding putative disease resistance protein At1g59780, translated to MSMPKATYCLEDIQTLVNISIGPWVCDGVLEKLRNLRRLHLKNMSSSDEDALTNAVQNLSRLKMLALFGESLPMSVLTSSCYHHIQIMDLAGPLVRPARIHIEAENSRIFSNLISLAISRTRLEKDEDIALLASLANLEHLLVYLDAFVGRVLVFPKGGFPRLQEIELLDLSTLEQWEVGEGAMPLLRELRLWDCINLRMLPEGLVRLTELKQIEIRGMEMIERRVDKNTGEDYHKIKHVPSIEIYF